In the genome of Rhodoplanes sp. Z2-YC6860, one region contains:
- a CDS encoding NAD-dependent epimerase/dehydratase family protein, which yields MKVFLAGATGVIGRPLIGLLRNAGHAVTGTTRSAAKIPEIEKLGAVGVAVDAFDAEGLKRAVAAAKPDVVIHQLTDLPDVSDPAQMAVVREKNARLRVDGTRNLMAAAFAAGVRRVIAQSIAFIYAPGEGPRKETDPLDSSEAQRASIDGVKALEHAVLSTPGIDGIVLRYGRLYGPGTWFDKPGSAGSLTTGAAAQAALLALTRGAPGVYNIAEDDGAFSVERARRELGFDPFFRL from the coding sequence ATGAAGGTTTTTCTGGCGGGTGCGACCGGCGTGATCGGCCGGCCGCTGATCGGACTGCTGCGGAACGCAGGACATGCCGTCACCGGCACGACGCGGTCGGCTGCCAAGATTCCCGAGATCGAAAAGCTTGGTGCGGTCGGCGTCGCGGTGGATGCCTTCGATGCTGAAGGGCTGAAGCGCGCCGTTGCTGCAGCCAAGCCTGACGTGGTGATCCATCAGTTGACGGACCTGCCGGATGTCAGCGATCCGGCGCAGATGGCGGTGGTGCGCGAGAAGAATGCACGGCTTCGTGTCGATGGCACGAGGAACCTGATGGCGGCGGCCTTTGCGGCGGGTGTCCGGCGGGTGATCGCGCAGAGCATCGCCTTCATCTACGCGCCGGGCGAGGGGCCCCGGAAGGAGACCGATCCGCTCGATTCAAGCGAAGCCCAGCGCGCCAGCATCGATGGCGTGAAGGCTCTGGAACATGCGGTCCTCAGCACGCCCGGCATCGATGGCATCGTGCTGCGTTATGGCCGGCTCTATGGTCCCGGTACCTGGTTCGACAAGCCCGGCAGCGCCGGCTCGCTGACCACCGGCGCGGCGGCGCAGGCCGCGCTGCTCGCGCTCACCCGGGGGGCACCCGGCGTCTACAACATCGCCGAGGATGACGGCGCGTTTTCGGTCGAGAGGGCCCGGCGGGAGCTGGGATTCGATCCGTTTTTCCGGCTGTAG
- a CDS encoding MFS transporter — MAAILSLAVASFASQALVRSADTLLPQIATDFAVTVGVASIVITAYALTHGTTQFITGPIADRFGKYRTVAVACGLSALTVAACGLARSLDGLTLARFFSGLTVAWILPISLAYIGDVVPYDQRQQVLGRFLAGQVLGQLFGQAAGGVIGDYFGWRVTFFALAAMLAAAAAALTWQLFSNPITRPASGMQERRGMIESYRIVLGTPWARIMLLSVGLEGTFFQGVFSYIGADLHLRFGVSFAGVGVIIGIFALGGLIYAATVKPMMRRLGQTGIAKTGGIVLGLAFLTLAVQPVWYFAPLATLGLGLGFYMLHNTLQTEATQMVPQARGTGVTLFASMYFLGQTLGVALGAPVMDRFGAPPIFVVAALALPALAFFFTAQLKRRAI; from the coding sequence ATGGCGGCCATCCTGTCGCTCGCCGTGGCGAGCTTTGCGAGCCAGGCGTTGGTCCGCAGCGCCGACACGCTTCTGCCGCAGATCGCCACCGATTTCGCCGTCACGGTCGGCGTCGCCTCGATCGTGATCACCGCCTATGCGCTGACCCATGGCACGACCCAGTTCATCACCGGGCCGATCGCCGACCGCTTCGGCAAATACCGCACGGTGGCTGTGGCCTGCGGGCTGTCGGCGCTGACGGTCGCGGCCTGCGGACTGGCCCGCTCGCTCGACGGCCTCACCCTCGCCCGCTTCTTCTCGGGTCTTACGGTCGCCTGGATCCTGCCGATCAGCCTGGCCTATATCGGCGACGTGGTGCCTTACGATCAGCGCCAACAGGTGCTCGGCCGGTTCCTGGCGGGCCAGGTGCTCGGTCAGTTGTTCGGGCAAGCCGCAGGCGGCGTGATCGGCGACTATTTCGGCTGGCGCGTCACCTTCTTTGCGCTCGCCGCGATGCTGGCGGCGGCCGCCGCCGCGCTGACCTGGCAGCTCTTTTCCAATCCGATCACGCGCCCCGCGTCGGGCATGCAGGAGCGCCGCGGCATGATCGAGAGCTACCGGATCGTGCTCGGGACGCCGTGGGCGCGCATCATGCTGCTATCGGTCGGCCTCGAGGGCACGTTCTTCCAGGGTGTGTTCTCTTACATCGGCGCAGACCTGCATCTGCGCTTCGGTGTGAGTTTCGCAGGCGTTGGCGTCATCATCGGCATCTTCGCGCTCGGCGGGCTGATCTATGCCGCCACGGTGAAGCCCATGATGAGGAGGCTCGGCCAGACCGGCATCGCCAAGACCGGCGGCATCGTGCTCGGGCTCGCGTTTCTGACGCTCGCGGTTCAGCCGGTCTGGTACTTCGCGCCGCTCGCGACGCTCGGGCTGGGGCTCGGCTTCTACATGCTGCACAACACGCTGCAGACCGAGGCGACGCAAATGGTACCGCAGGCCCGCGGCACCGGCGTTACGCTGTTCGCATCGATGTATTTTCTCGGTCAGACACTCGGCGTGGCGCTGGGAGCACCGGTGATGGATCGCTTCGGCGCGCCGCCGATCTTCGTTGTCGCGGCTTTGGCGCTGCCGGCGTTGGCGTTCTTCTTCACCGCGCAGCTGAAGCGCCGCGCGATCTGA
- a CDS encoding PopZ family protein has translation MNQPAKAQEPSMEEILASIRRIIADDDSKPAPRPQAAAAPKPAAPPPRPVQPPPKVMMPPPEPVPQHDLMARMEPPSPEPQDILDLTEQMADIAAESPSFQTIDGQSDVVFADPQPEPPAPPPRPAQAPPQSYAPPPRSADQLLSSSTTAAVDSAFNTLAQTVLVQNARTLEDLVREMLRPMLKSWLDDNLPGMVERIVKAEIERVARGR, from the coding sequence ATGAATCAACCGGCGAAGGCGCAAGAGCCGTCGATGGAGGAGATTCTTGCCTCCATCCGCCGCATCATCGCTGACGACGATTCCAAGCCGGCGCCGCGGCCCCAGGCAGCGGCAGCGCCCAAGCCTGCGGCGCCGCCACCCCGGCCGGTGCAGCCGCCGCCCAAGGTGATGATGCCGCCGCCCGAGCCGGTGCCGCAGCACGATCTGATGGCGCGGATGGAGCCACCATCTCCGGAACCGCAGGACATTCTCGATCTCACCGAGCAGATGGCCGATATCGCGGCGGAATCGCCGAGCTTCCAAACGATCGATGGCCAGTCGGACGTGGTCTTCGCCGACCCTCAGCCGGAGCCGCCTGCGCCGCCGCCGCGTCCGGCTCAAGCGCCGCCGCAATCCTACGCGCCGCCGCCGCGTTCCGCAGACCAGTTGTTGTCATCGTCCACGACGGCCGCGGTCGATTCCGCTTTCAATACGCTGGCGCAGACCGTGCTGGTGCAGAACGCCCGCACTCTTGAAGATCTGGTGCGCGAGATGCTGCGGCCGATGTTGAAGTCATGGCTCGACGACAATCTGCCGGGCATGGTCGAACGGATCGTCAAGGCCGAGATCGAGCGCGTCGCGCGCGGCCGCTGA
- a CDS encoding nuclear transport factor 2 family protein → MSDEQQNVTLLKQAYKTWNDTKGGSVDEWMKICADNIKFGSLAQGPSGAEYLTDYSHRDALKEYFGGLARDWQMIEYVDESIVAQGDRAVVLGRCSWRYKKTGKVVETKIAASWRFANGKAVEYFEFYDTAGVLAAMA, encoded by the coding sequence ATGTCCGACGAACAGCAAAACGTCACTCTCTTGAAACAGGCCTACAAGACCTGGAACGACACGAAAGGTGGCAGCGTCGACGAGTGGATGAAGATCTGCGCCGACAACATCAAGTTCGGCTCGCTGGCCCAGGGGCCTTCCGGAGCCGAATATCTCACCGATTACAGCCATCGTGACGCGCTGAAAGAGTACTTCGGCGGGCTCGCGCGCGACTGGCAAATGATCGAGTACGTCGACGAGAGCATCGTCGCGCAGGGCGATCGCGCGGTCGTCCTGGGCCGCTGCTCCTGGCGCTACAAAAAAACCGGAAAGGTTGTTGAAACCAAAATCGCCGCGTCGTGGCGCTTCGCCAACGGCAAGGCGGTGGAGTATTTTGAGTTTTACGACACCGCGGGCGTGCTTGCCGCGATGGCGTAA
- a CDS encoding peptide chain release factor 3 has translation MNAPVRAPGAGHNRSPLADEIERRRTFAIISHPDAGKTTLTEKLLLFGGAIQLAGQVKAKRNRRTTQSDWMSIEKERGISVVTSVMTFEYDGHVFNLLDTPGHEDFSEDTYRTLTAVDSAVMVIDAAKGIEARTRKLFEVCRLRDIPIVTFINKMDRESRDPFDLLDEIEKTLALDTTPVNWPVGRGRDFVGTVAIEGGGVRLLEGDAGKAGTLREMSIEDVAALNPNLDASAVSDELELARGGCKPFELEAFREGHLSPVFFGSALKNFGVGDLLDAIGRIAPSPRAQKADKRTVEADENNMSAFVFKIQANMDPNHRDRIAFARLCSGKLIRGMKVKQVRTGKSLSLTAPQFFFAQDRSVADEAFAGDVVGIPNHGAISIGDTLTEGEDLNFVGVPNFAPEILRRVRLPDAMKAKKLKEALQQLAEEGVVQVFRPRDGSPALVGVVGPLQLDVLRVRLKDEYGLEVLWDTAEFGLARWVSAEDPKVLEKFVKDHGLSIADDLDGDPVYLAKNDFYLGYTRDRAPGIVFTDVKDRHAGDKAAA, from the coding sequence ATGAACGCACCAGTCCGGGCGCCCGGCGCAGGCCACAACCGTTCGCCGCTCGCCGATGAGATCGAGCGGCGGCGCACCTTCGCGATCATTTCCCACCCCGACGCCGGCAAGACCACGCTGACCGAAAAGCTCCTGCTGTTCGGGGGCGCCATTCAGCTCGCCGGCCAGGTCAAGGCCAAGCGCAACCGCCGCACCACCCAGTCGGACTGGATGTCGATCGAGAAGGAGCGCGGCATCTCGGTGGTCACCTCGGTGATGACCTTCGAGTATGACGGGCACGTCTTCAACCTGCTCGACACGCCGGGCCACGAGGACTTCTCCGAGGACACCTACCGGACGCTGACCGCCGTCGACTCCGCCGTCATGGTGATCGACGCCGCGAAGGGCATCGAGGCGCGCACCCGCAAGCTGTTCGAGGTCTGCCGGCTGCGCGACATTCCGATCGTCACCTTCATCAACAAGATGGACCGCGAGAGTCGCGACCCGTTCGACCTTCTGGACGAGATCGAGAAGACGCTCGCGCTCGACACCACACCGGTGAACTGGCCGGTCGGCCGCGGCCGCGACTTCGTCGGCACTGTTGCCATCGAAGGTGGAGGCGTGCGGCTTCTGGAAGGCGATGCCGGCAAGGCCGGCACCTTGCGCGAAATGAGCATTGAGGATGTGGCCGCGCTCAATCCCAATCTCGACGCGTCCGCCGTTTCCGACGAACTCGAGCTCGCCCGCGGGGGCTGCAAGCCGTTCGAGCTGGAGGCGTTCCGCGAAGGCCACCTGTCGCCGGTGTTCTTCGGCTCGGCACTGAAGAACTTCGGCGTCGGCGATCTTCTGGATGCCATCGGCCGCATCGCGCCGTCGCCGCGAGCGCAGAAGGCCGACAAGCGCACGGTCGAAGCCGACGAAAACAACATGTCGGCCTTCGTGTTCAAGATCCAGGCGAACATGGATCCGAACCACCGCGACCGCATCGCGTTCGCGCGGCTCTGCTCCGGCAAGCTGATCCGCGGCATGAAGGTGAAGCAGGTCCGCACCGGCAAGTCGCTGTCGCTCACCGCGCCGCAGTTCTTTTTCGCCCAGGACCGCTCGGTGGCCGACGAAGCCTTTGCGGGCGACGTGGTCGGCATCCCGAACCATGGCGCGATCTCGATCGGCGACACGCTGACCGAGGGCGAAGACCTCAACTTCGTCGGCGTGCCGAACTTCGCGCCCGAAATCCTGCGCCGGGTGCGGCTGCCGGACGCGATGAAGGCGAAGAAGCTGAAGGAGGCGCTTCAGCAACTCGCCGAAGAGGGCGTGGTCCAGGTGTTCCGGCCGCGGGACGGCTCGCCGGCGCTGGTCGGCGTCGTTGGCCCGCTGCAGCTTGACGTGCTGCGGGTGCGCCTCAAGGACGAATACGGCCTCGAAGTCCTGTGGGACACTGCCGAGTTCGGGCTGGCGCGCTGGGTCTCAGCCGAAGACCCCAAGGTGCTGGAGAAGTTCGTCAAGGATCACGGCCTCAGCATCGCCGATGACCTCGACGGTGATCCGGTCTATCTCGCCAAGAACGACTTCTATCTCGGCTACACGCGCGACCGCGCACCCGGCATCGTGTTCACCGACGTCAAGGATCGCCACGCCGGCGACAAGGCGGCCGCGTAA
- a CDS encoding metallophosphoesterase — protein sequence MSERRPFQERVIGAIIRRPYHDETGHKGPFGRFAHAQPHVVRRYELTLPGWPRFARPLRIAFLSDFHVGSHTGDLARLAAIAKEAEAYSPDLVLYGGDYMNMHLLGRGRVPPRSIASVLSRLTGRCGRFAVLGNHDYIYGRLEVDRALRAAGIVVIEHGQQAFTYEQHSIDVVGVPDAHVQWQAAKGFLAGLPRNKPAIILTHDPARFAEMPDGPFLTLAGHTHGGQIKFPVLGVLMNASRAPLRWSHGHVAEGGRHLIVTAGLGTSTVPLRIGVPPEYAIIDVTGP from the coding sequence GTGAGCGAGCGACGGCCATTCCAGGAGCGGGTGATCGGAGCGATCATCCGCAGGCCGTATCATGATGAAACCGGCCACAAGGGTCCGTTCGGCCGTTTCGCCCATGCCCAGCCGCATGTGGTGCGCCGCTACGAGCTGACGTTGCCGGGCTGGCCGCGCTTCGCACGGCCGTTGCGGATCGCGTTCCTGTCCGACTTTCATGTCGGTTCGCACACCGGCGATCTCGCGCGGCTTGCAGCCATTGCCAAGGAGGCTGAGGCCTATTCGCCGGATCTGGTGCTCTACGGCGGCGATTACATGAACATGCATCTGCTCGGCCGCGGTCGTGTGCCGCCGCGCAGCATCGCATCCGTGTTGTCGCGGCTCACCGGCCGCTGCGGTCGCTTCGCCGTGCTCGGCAACCACGATTACATCTACGGCAGGCTTGAAGTCGATCGGGCGCTGCGCGCGGCCGGCATCGTGGTGATCGAGCATGGCCAGCAGGCGTTCACCTACGAACAGCACAGCATCGACGTGGTCGGCGTCCCCGACGCGCATGTGCAATGGCAGGCCGCGAAGGGATTCCTCGCGGGTCTCCCGCGCAACAAGCCAGCGATCATCCTTACCCACGATCCGGCGCGGTTTGCCGAAATGCCCGATGGGCCGTTCCTGACGCTCGCCGGCCACACCCACGGCGGTCAGATCAAATTCCCGGTGCTGGGCGTGCTCATGAACGCGAGCCGCGCGCCGCTGCGCTGGAGTCACGGCCATGTGGCCGAGGGTGGCCGGCATCTGATCGTGACCGCGGGGCTCGGCACCAGCACCGTGCCGCTGCGGATCGGCGTGCCGCCGGAATACGCCATCATCGACGTGACCGGGCCATGA
- a CDS encoding glycosyltransferase → MENKNEVYHRLVVDITDWNAFLAGGSAISGIQRVTLNLLRSLAKQGLPFKIIRYDEKTRAHRLVETEFLSQDFSQRRQPSVRGKFPVPSPYAHGMYRHVTSTMRRRASELFKRQYDNPLDCLGPTYRPCDGDVLYLAGAGWDCYPTLNAAESLRRAARIRVVSEIFDLIPLFPDIYHDRRGARQFRRWLRHAVMISDSFICLSKHTRDDFLRNGGKFGLAQDTHAAVVTPAHEFSSDPPFSAQSGEIPRPQRSYVLCVAHVFNHKNARRLIEAWLGLSLIYPLEADLVLAGATPRSEILARYGSVPRLQIIERPSDTFLANLYKNAAFTVFPSLYEGWGMPVGESLWFGTPCLASSAASIPEAGGTMVDYFDPRASGELETLLARALFEPDFVNARRSGIDRTRLKTWDDYAGDIFAAATSAHPSIERSQPSYGRAGDA, encoded by the coding sequence TTGGAAAATAAGAACGAGGTCTATCACAGGCTGGTCGTCGACATCACCGATTGGAACGCGTTTCTTGCTGGTGGAAGCGCCATATCGGGAATTCAACGTGTCACGCTCAATCTTTTGCGGTCGCTTGCGAAGCAAGGCTTGCCTTTCAAGATCATTCGCTACGATGAGAAAACTCGCGCACACCGGTTGGTAGAGACAGAATTTCTTTCGCAAGATTTCTCGCAACGGCGGCAACCATCAGTCCGTGGGAAATTTCCCGTACCGAGCCCCTATGCTCATGGGATGTACCGTCACGTCACCTCCACGATGCGGCGTAGAGCAAGCGAGTTGTTCAAGCGACAATACGACAATCCCTTGGACTGCCTTGGGCCGACATACCGACCGTGCGACGGAGACGTTCTCTATCTCGCGGGAGCAGGATGGGATTGCTATCCGACCTTGAACGCTGCTGAATCGCTCCGACGTGCCGCGCGTATTCGTGTCGTGTCGGAAATTTTCGATCTCATCCCCCTCTTCCCGGACATCTATCATGATCGGCGCGGTGCGCGGCAATTCCGACGATGGCTTCGTCATGCCGTGATGATTTCCGATTCTTTCATCTGCTTGTCGAAGCACACGCGCGATGACTTTCTCCGTAACGGTGGAAAGTTCGGTCTCGCGCAGGACACTCACGCAGCGGTGGTCACGCCTGCACACGAATTCTCCTCGGACCCTCCATTCTCCGCGCAATCCGGAGAAATTCCTCGGCCGCAACGCTCTTATGTTCTTTGCGTGGCTCATGTGTTCAACCACAAAAATGCCCGGCGCTTGATCGAGGCGTGGTTGGGGCTGAGCTTGATCTATCCGCTCGAAGCAGACTTGGTTCTGGCGGGCGCCACTCCACGTTCCGAAATCCTGGCGCGTTATGGCAGCGTGCCGCGTCTTCAGATTATCGAGCGCCCCTCCGACACTTTTCTCGCCAATCTCTACAAAAACGCAGCTTTCACCGTATTTCCTAGCTTGTATGAAGGTTGGGGAATGCCTGTTGGCGAGAGCCTGTGGTTCGGAACCCCTTGTTTAGCCAGTTCCGCGGCTTCCATTCCGGAAGCAGGTGGGACGATGGTCGACTATTTCGACCCGCGCGCATCCGGCGAACTCGAAACATTGTTAGCCCGCGCATTGTTCGAACCTGACTTCGTGAACGCACGAAGATCGGGCATAGATCGAACGCGGTTGAAAACGTGGGACGACTATGCCGGCGATATCTTTGCGGCCGCTACTTCAGCACATCCAAGCATTGAGAGGTCGCAGCCATCGTATGGCCGAGCAGGCGATGCATAG
- a CDS encoding protein-L-isoaspartate O-methyltransferase family protein: protein MIDFVAARRMMVDGQVRTADVTDPRLISAMLELPREQFFPEEKASLAYLDIDVPVSSGQPVRRLLKPMVLAKLIQAAEIAETSHVLDVGCATGYATALLAQLAASVVGLEEDASLARQAAATVSGAKAKNAKIVTGPLAAGWAAEAPYDVILLEGATEVVPAALMKQLKVGGRLACILGHGPGKATIYERTETDISGRAIFDAAASVLPGFVKPPEFVF from the coding sequence ATGATCGACTTTGTCGCCGCGCGCCGCATGATGGTTGACGGCCAGGTCCGGACCGCGGACGTGACCGATCCGCGCCTGATCTCTGCCATGCTCGAGTTGCCGCGGGAGCAGTTTTTCCCGGAGGAGAAGGCGTCGCTTGCCTATCTCGATATCGACGTGCCGGTGAGCAGCGGGCAGCCGGTCCGCCGCCTGCTCAAGCCGATGGTGCTCGCCAAACTCATCCAAGCCGCCGAGATCGCTGAAACCAGCCACGTGCTCGATGTCGGCTGCGCCACCGGATATGCGACGGCGCTGCTCGCGCAGCTTGCGGCGTCGGTGGTCGGACTCGAGGAAGATGCGAGCCTAGCGCGGCAAGCGGCCGCGACGGTGAGCGGGGCGAAGGCCAAGAACGCCAAAATTGTCACCGGACCGCTCGCCGCTGGCTGGGCGGCCGAGGCACCTTATGACGTGATCCTGCTGGAAGGCGCGACCGAAGTGGTTCCAGCCGCGCTGATGAAGCAGCTCAAGGTGGGCGGGCGGCTCGCCTGCATATTGGGGCACGGCCCAGGAAAAGCCACAATATATGAACGGACCGAGACCGACATCAGCGGCCGGGCGATCTTCGATGCAGCCGCTTCGGTGTTGCCGGGCTTTGTGAAGCCCCCGGAGTTCGTGTTTTAG
- a CDS encoding DUF2459 domain-containing protein: MKWRIAGWAVAAIVAFVVALTVLTARPADPALWPPAAGAPNIEIDVVSHGYHSGLVIARAAIAEAAERSGDVALTAVAQRFANYQWLEIGWGDEGFYRSVPDVTSLTVRLALRALFAPGNASVVHVVGLSLPARETFPNADIIRIPLSDEGFVRILMGLDASFGRDPNGAPLEPLGPGLYGPSLFYRGIGAFHAFNVCNHWVARLLSGAGLPTAPVLATLPLGLFLDLKWRAGLVPLPKP; the protein is encoded by the coding sequence ATGAAATGGCGGATCGCCGGCTGGGCGGTCGCCGCCATCGTCGCATTCGTCGTTGCGTTGACTGTGCTGACGGCCCGTCCGGCCGACCCAGCGCTATGGCCGCCCGCTGCAGGCGCGCCGAACATCGAGATCGATGTGGTGAGCCACGGCTATCACTCAGGCTTGGTCATCGCTCGTGCCGCCATAGCGGAGGCAGCAGAGCGCAGCGGCGACGTGGCTCTCACCGCGGTGGCGCAGCGCTTTGCAAACTATCAATGGCTCGAGATCGGCTGGGGTGACGAAGGCTTTTACCGCAGCGTTCCGGACGTCACCTCGCTGACCGTCCGTCTCGCGCTGCGCGCGCTGTTTGCGCCGGGCAATGCGTCGGTCGTTCATGTGGTGGGTTTGAGCCTTCCGGCGCGTGAGACATTTCCGAATGCCGACATCATCCGCATCCCGCTATCGGATGAAGGCTTTGTGCGAATACTCATGGGCCTCGATGCAAGCTTCGGACGCGATCCGAACGGTGCGCCACTCGAGCCGCTTGGGCCCGGACTCTACGGGCCAAGCCTGTTCTATCGCGGCATTGGTGCATTTCACGCGTTTAATGTGTGCAATCATTGGGTCGCGCGATTGCTCTCGGGGGCGGGCTTGCCGACCGCGCCGGTGCTGGCGACCCTGCCGCTGGGCCTGTTCCTCGACTTGAAATGGCGGGCGGGGCTCGTTCCTTTGCCGAAGCCGTGA
- a CDS encoding TolC family outer membrane protein yields MWRTSVGAGVVGVAALALAVGPASGDTIRWALTQAYINNPNINAQRAAVRATDEGVPKALSGYRPRISLSAAAGEAFLDSTARVQGVTGPNYPRTIGNNAIQTYGATYSQTLLNGNQTANQTRQAEQQVSAARETLRNTEQTILLQAATAYMNLIRDAATLSLQRSNVEVLQEQLRQTRDRYDVGEVTRTDVAQAESRLAQARATMLQAESNYTSSRSTYRQVIGVEPGRLDPASPVDRLSPAKLEQGIVMARSQHPAVTTSMFNVDSAVFAVKVAEASLYPTLTAVGSVQKSYGSTSVLSNLETFSAIGQAQLNVPIYQGGTEYANIRQAKELLQQQRVNLDNQRDIQQQNLVQTWGALDAAKAAVLANQTAVNAAEIALNGVREEARVGQRTTLDVLNAQQELVNARVALVSAQRDRVVNSYGVLAAVGGLSPQTLRLDVPIYDPVVHYHQVRDTWAGVRTPDGK; encoded by the coding sequence ATGTGGCGAACTAGCGTCGGGGCGGGAGTTGTTGGGGTGGCGGCGTTGGCGCTGGCAGTTGGGCCGGCCTCAGGCGACACCATCCGCTGGGCGCTGACCCAGGCCTATATCAACAATCCGAACATCAACGCGCAGCGCGCGGCCGTTCGCGCGACGGACGAAGGTGTTCCCAAGGCGCTGTCCGGTTATCGGCCCCGCATCAGCCTGTCGGCTGCGGCCGGCGAAGCGTTTCTCGATTCCACCGCTCGCGTGCAAGGCGTGACCGGACCCAACTATCCGCGGACGATTGGCAACAACGCCATCCAGACCTATGGCGCCACCTATTCGCAGACACTGCTGAACGGCAACCAGACGGCGAACCAGACGCGGCAAGCCGAGCAGCAGGTTTCGGCGGCGCGCGAGACGCTGCGCAACACCGAACAGACGATTTTGCTGCAGGCGGCCACCGCCTACATGAACCTGATCCGTGACGCCGCGACGCTGAGCCTGCAGCGCAGCAACGTCGAAGTGCTTCAGGAGCAGCTCCGCCAGACCCGCGACCGCTACGACGTCGGCGAGGTGACGCGCACTGACGTCGCCCAGGCTGAATCGCGTTTGGCCCAAGCGCGCGCCACGATGTTGCAGGCGGAGTCGAATTACACGAGTTCGCGTTCGACCTATCGCCAGGTCATCGGCGTCGAGCCGGGACGACTCGATCCGGCAAGCCCGGTCGACCGGCTGTCGCCGGCCAAGCTCGAGCAGGGCATCGTGATGGCCCGGTCGCAGCACCCTGCGGTGACGACCTCGATGTTCAACGTCGATTCCGCTGTGTTCGCGGTCAAGGTGGCCGAGGCTTCGCTCTATCCGACGCTGACCGCGGTCGGGTCGGTTCAGAAGTCGTACGGTTCGACCTCGGTGCTGTCGAACCTCGAAACCTTCTCCGCCATCGGGCAGGCGCAGCTCAACGTGCCGATCTATCAGGGTGGCACTGAGTACGCGAACATTCGCCAGGCCAAGGAGCTGCTGCAGCAGCAACGCGTCAACCTCGACAACCAGCGCGACATTCAGCAGCAGAACCTGGTGCAGACCTGGGGCGCGCTGGACGCCGCCAAGGCCGCGGTGCTGGCGAACCAGACCGCGGTGAACGCCGCCGAGATCGCGCTCAACGGCGTGCGCGAAGAGGCCCGCGTTGGCCAGCGCACCACGCTCGACGTGCTCAACGCTCAGCAGGAGCTGGTGAATGCGCGTGTGGCTCTCGTCAGCGCGCAGCGCGATCGCGTGGTGAATTCTTACGGTGTGCTCGCGGCCGTCGGCGGGCTTTCGCCGCAAACGCTGCGCCTCGACGTGCCGATCTACGATCCGGTCGTGCACTACCATCAGGTCCGCGACACCTGGGCCGGCGTGCGTACGCCTGACGGCAAGTAA
- a CDS encoding DNA-3-methyladenine glycosylase, with translation MNNRYPLSLRQLHKRFFSRSVHLVAPDLIGATLLVDGVGGRIVEVEAYHHTDPAAHSYRGLTERNAVMFGPAGFVYVYRSYGIHWCVNFVCEPAGSASAVLIRAIEPLEGLAKMKRRRGLTDERLLCSGPGRLTEAMGVTHAHNGLALDQPPFEVYARDGEFEVESGVRIGITKAADLPWRYGLKGSKFLSKPFKNG, from the coding sequence ATCAACAATCGTTATCCCTTGTCCTTGCGCCAGCTCCATAAGCGGTTTTTCAGCCGAAGCGTGCATCTCGTCGCGCCCGACTTGATCGGGGCGACGCTGCTCGTAGACGGCGTGGGCGGCCGGATCGTGGAGGTCGAGGCCTATCACCACACCGATCCCGCGGCGCATAGTTACCGAGGCCTCACCGAGCGCAACGCAGTTATGTTTGGTCCGGCAGGCTTTGTTTACGTTTATCGCTCTTACGGCATTCACTGGTGTGTGAACTTCGTCTGCGAGCCCGCGGGCTCGGCCAGCGCGGTGCTGATCCGGGCGATCGAGCCGTTGGAGGGCCTGGCCAAGATGAAGCGACGGCGCGGCCTGACCGACGAGCGGCTCTTGTGCTCTGGCCCCGGGCGCCTGACCGAAGCCATGGGCGTGACTCATGCCCACAACGGCCTCGCGCTCGATCAGCCGCCCTTCGAGGTCTATGCCCGCGACGGCGAGTTCGAGGTCGAAAGCGGTGTCCGCATCGGCATCACGAAGGCCGCGGACCTGCCCTGGCGTTATGGCCTGAAGGGCTCGAAGTTTCTGAGCAAGCCGTTCAAGAACGGCTGA